A window of Companilactobacillus allii genomic DNA:
GGTCCAAACCCTAACGCAATGATCATCAATAATGCGATCCACCACAACTGTGCAGCAAATCTGAAGTCAGCAATATGTTTTCCGTACAAATAAACATAATTCTTAATTTTGTTACTGATTCCTTTATTATTCGTTTTTTGATTATCACGGAAGAAATGTCCCTCTTTTAACCAGCCAAAAGTCCCGTCCGCAGTATTATTACGTTGCTTCATAGCTAAGAACTTCAAATAACCTAGTGGGCCTAATTTTTTCAAACGCCTAGTCAACATCTCAATTGAATAATCCGTTTTCTCTTTTTTGGTTCGTAAAACAGACATCTCAACAGCCTGTTTAGTGTTATATCCACCTTCGCCGTAAACACCCATGGCCATAAAGTGGATCGGTGGGATCGAAAGTGACTTATCTATCTTGATATAAGTTTGATTTTGAATCACATTGCTAGCAGTTTTATAGGTCAAACCCGCACTCCCGCCAACTAGAATCAAAACGGAAAAGGTCAGAATTGTCCCTTTCAAAGTGAAGTGCTTTTTTTGAACCAGCCATGTTAATAATTCAATAATAACAATTGCGATAGCCGGAACGATGGCTGATGGCTTAACAAAATATGTTAATACCAAACTAACACCACAACCGATGGACGATAACACAAATATCAATTGAGCTAAAGAATTTTTAAAACTTAATGAATTGCGCATAAGGAAATAGCAGAGCAAGAATAGTGAGATAAATGGTAATACCCATGCATCTGTATAAGGCATGATGATACTTGGGAATACAGCTAACCAAGCACAATGAATGTACATGGCAACTCCCAATAAACGCTTACGAACAACTACAACACTCAATAGATTGAAAATCGCAGATAGATCTACCAAGGCCAAAGTAACATAATCAAAAAACTGCCACGAAGTCTGTCCGCTGACTTCTGTTAACCAATGCATCCCCAACATACTCAAGATATTATTGGGATATAGGCTGTAATACGCAATAGTATTGACCTCTTTGGCATGTTCAGCACTAATAGCCGCATAATGTAGCGCTCCTGCATCGAATCCAGCAACTGGATGTACATATGATACAAAAACAACCTGACCTATCAACACGGCCAATAACATCAGCCCTGAAGTTATCAATTGATGTTTCACAAATACATTGGAAAACCAAGCATGTATCTTGGGATAGGCATAATTGAGTACTGCAATGGCAATGATCAAAATAACCAACCCTGAAGTCACCATAGTGGTACTAGTCCCAAACGTGTCATTATCACCAATAATAATATTGGATGATGTTAAAGCAAAAAAGAGGGTTAAAAAGAATAGAACCCTCCAAAAAATATTAATTATTGTATGACTGAAATTATAAAATCTACGCATCTGATTCGTCCTGTTTTTTTTGTTCTGACTTAATTTCTGATTCAGTTGGTATGTTTCGTCCTGTTACATCAATACAAAATGATCGAGTTGGTGAATCACTGACTTCGATCCTTAATAACATGGCACCGTTATCTTTCAAGATGCCATCAACTTTATCAAAGAGATATTCAGTCACATTTTCGACGGTTGGATTAATGACTTTAAACTCTGGTAAATCATTTAAGTACTTGCCAGACAATTCATCAATCGCTGCACTCAAAGACTTCTCAATATCAAAAAAAGAAACCATACCTTCGAAGGCATGCAACTCACAGACTATCTCCCAAGTATGGTTATGCTTCTTACCAGTACCTGACTTCCAACGAACTGCATGACTAGCATTTACGTATGATTTGATTTTGTATGACCGTTGTTTAATCATGAATCATTTTCCTTCCCTATCTTTACTACGCTGTTCTTTAACCGTTTTAACATCATCTTTGAAAACACTTTGCAACTGAGTTATCTCTGTATTGATATTCTTCATTTGCCAAGAAGATCTAGTCGTCATCCCGTTGATGATCCCAATCAAACGTATCCACGAACAGATGAACATATATACAGGTAGCGTCATAACGACCCACCACAACTTCAGATAATAATGTTGCTCATCATGATATTCACGCAATAGAATACCGACACTGATAAAGTTGATCAATCCGACAAATACATATAGTGCATAGATCAATATGTATGATAACAACAAGATTATCGGCGAATATCCAAAAGCTATCAAAACAAAACTCGCAAAGGTCCAGATCATTCTAGGAAAACTGAAGGTATGATCAATAATCATCCGACGAACCAAAAAGTTGTTAAAGAACTCCTTTAAACCGGCTGTTTTGGCCATATAGTTATGGGCAACTTCCATCTCACCACGTTGCCATCGCTGCCTTTGAGTATACAATTCATTCAATCCAGAAATCGGCTCACAATAAAAAATGGCATTGGAACAAATAACGACCTTTTTACCAAGTCGTGTCCGAATCTGAAAAGTCATATCAGTATCCTCACCAATAGTATCAATATCATACAAGAATGTTTCCATTAATACTTCTCGTCTAAAAGCTGAGAATGCACCTGACATTGTAAACAACTGATCACGTGAGGATTCAATCGTTCGACCAGATAGGAAAGCTTGAGCATATTCGTAATATTCATTTTTGGCCAAAATACGATGCCAAAACCCTTTAACATTTTGAACCATTGAAGAATTGGGCAATATAGCCCCCGTCATGGCCGCAATACTTGGGTCATTCTCAAATCGTAGCACCATATTCTTAACTGCATTAGGTTCTAGTACACCATCACTATCAATATTGATTACATAATTACCAATACTCTCATAAATGGCAGTATTCAACGCCTTAGCCTTACCATTATCAGTATTAACATAGCGCAAAATCAATTCTGGAAAGGTGTTTTGTGCCTTCGCATAGACGCCGAAGCTATCATCTGTACTCTGATTGTTCGCTAGTACGATCTGCATAGCTTTCTTGGTATACGTCTGATTATTTATCGATTCAATACATGCAAATAAAGTATCCTCTGAATTATAGACTGGCACAATAATGGAAACCCATGGCCACTTGCCAGGAGCTTCTAGTTTTGGCTCATGCAAATGCATATACATCAGCTTAATGGTCGATACGATTGCTGGGATTATTTCAACAACAATCGGGATCAATGCCCAAGTGATCCAAAATCCCATCCGGCTCAAAGCTAAATTGATCCAGTACATCACTGTTTATGATGCCCCCAATCTAAGAATTCTCGATAAATTCCACGTGTCAACTGAGAATAAGTGAATACATTGTAATACAATGCAATAACCAGCACATAGAAAACTAATCGTCCAATAACCGAGTGAGCTAGAAAGAAAGCACTACCACCACCAAAATGAACAATCGTTATAACGATAATCAAGCGCAAAACATTACTCAAATAAATAAAAACCAAACCGAAAATAGCATAGAATACCTTCTCCTTACGCTTATACATTGGAAAAAATACCGTCAAAGCAATAAACGCACAAGTTTCTATAATTCCGGAACATTCGTAATCAATCGACATTACTACAGGATTGTGCCCATTTGTGATGTAAACAAGTCCTGTTTTTAACATCACATTACTCCAATTAGTTATTCTGCTGAATAAATCCACCCCGTGTATGACGGCATGGGTAAAAAACCAGACCCAATATGGCCGACTAATTGCTGTGAGAATAAAGAAAAGTCCAGCACTACCAACGATGAAGAAGAAAGCAGATAGCTGGGCTCGCTTTAGCACTGACAACACATACAGCCATACCACGATGCCTAGCAGGATATATACGTTCATAAAATATCAGTCCTATTATTTAATTTGTAAAACATAAACTACTTACCAGAAATACGTAAGTCCTTCTTATCTAAGTAGCCTTTTCTCTTAAGCTGAACATAACCGAGAATAGCCACAACAGCACCAATTCCAGAAAGTAGGATTGGGCCAGTTGAACCACCGGCAACAGTAACTTTTTGAGCACCAATATTAGGATTACTCATTGTTATAGTTTGTCCAGTCATTGATGAAACACCAAGTTTACTCATATCGATCTTAAACTCAGCCACACTCTTATTATCTACATTAGAAACATAACCAGTACCGACAGTCCCGTATTGATGGCCCTCATTAATATCGCCACCAGTAAGGCTGATCTTCTTACTTTCGCCAGAGCTTAGATTATTGCTGATATTGTCTGACCAAATATAGAATTTCTTGCCACCAATATCGAAGTTATAATCACCATAACCCGGTACGGTACCATTCTTCATTTTGACATAGACGTATATATTATCACCGTCACTAGACATAGCAGTATAACCGTTATATCCTTCTGTCAAAGTCATGTTCTTCCAATCTTGATACTTACCATCAATATTAGTATTCAAATTATCATTATCATTACTTGCATTAACATCTGTAGGTGTATCACCTTTTTCATTTGTGTCACCCTTATCGGTAACTACTCCAGTAGATGTTGTTGGACTTGTAATATTTGTTGACGTAGTAGCTGGGGTATTCCCAATACTATAGGCTCTTACTGAAACCTTTTGACTAGCTGATGAACTAGAATCATCAAACTTGCTTAGATCAATTCTGAATTCACCTACACCAGAACCATTATCTTGACTTACATAACCAGTACCGACAGTTCCGTATTGGTCACCGCCATCCCATTTTCCACCAGTGAAACTAACTTGCTTAGAATCACCACTTGAACCATCAGAAGACTTAGATGACATATAATAATCCTTGCCATTGATTGACAATACATACCCTGAACTCGGTACGTCACCGTATTGCATATGAACATAGATATCTGCATATTGTCCATCGCCAACTATGGCGATACCACCATTATATCCAGTAGTTAGTTTGGTACTTTGCCAATCAGAATATTGACCATCGATTGCGATATTTGAACTAGTATCATCCGCATTAACTGTTGCAGAATTCGTAAACACTGTTAACCCTGACAAACCAAGTGCAAGTGCACCTACCATTATCATTTTGTGTAATTTCATAATATCAGTTTCCCCCTCTGAATAATTATGAATCATATTTTATATTACTTTATATAATTATATCTATATTTATTTTAACGCTTTTTGTGCTCATACTAAAGGAACTTCGACCCTAAGTTGCAGTGAAAACGCGTGCCAAAACACAATTTTTTCGTCCAGTCCAAAAAAGCCCTGCATTTACTTACGTAAATACCGGACTCAAAGGCTATCGCACCTTGTCAAACTCTGCCTCAAAAAACTTCTGTTCATCATCATTACACTCACGAGCCAAGTCGTCACGCATATTGACATGGAATACATGACCACGAGGGTGGTCTTCATCACCATAAATTTTGAATTCATGTTTAATATTAGAGTCACACAAGAATTGATCCATTCTGACTGCTTCATCATGTAAGAAGTCTTGATTGGCGGACATAACATACAATGGTGGAACTGTTGCATCGATGTAATTTTGTGGTGTCATTTGTTCATGCATTTCTTTTTGTACCTTAGCAGTGAAATAAGATTCCACCGCACCTGAGATTGCTCCCGGACGATTTAGGAAATATACGCCACAATTCATTGCAGCACCAAGAATGTTCACTTTATCAAGCTCTTTAAATCCAAACCAATCACGATAATTGGTATTAGAATAGGCTGTCATAAATTGCAATACCATATTGCCACCGGCACTGTCACCTACAAGAAAGACACGGTTCAAATCAAGATTATATTCTTCAGCATTTTCAGATACCCACTGCATAACCTTATCAGTATCTTGCAAAGCACCTGGGAACACTGTTTCTGGTGCTAGTCGATAATTGAAATTAACAAATGCAAAGCCACGCTTGGCCCAATCTAACCCATAGAATTGATAAGTCTCTTTGGTTCCATAGAAATACCCACCACCATGACAATTTACTATTACTGGTAACTTTCCGGGAGTGTTATTTGGTTCATACACGTCCAATAAATTTGAGACTCCAACAGGTCCATAACTAATATCGTTATAACGCTTAACACCCTTGGGATTAGTTGGTAATCCTAGATCTCTGTGGTCGTCACTTTTCTTCCACTCTAAGCGCATTTTTCTAGCTTCTTCAAAATTATCCATTATTTTTTGCCTTCACTACCTAATAATTCTTCCATTGCATCAAGTGCCGTACCACCGTATACATAGGCAGGTCCACCACTCATAACAATCGCTGTATTAACTGTCTCGACTATCTCTTCTCTAGTTGCTCCAGCCTTGATTGCATTACGTAAATGATCAAGGATACATCCCTCACAGCGAATCGAAATTGCTACACACAAACACATTAACTCCTTTGACTTATGAGGTAGTGCGCCGTCTTTTAATGCTGAAGCGTGTAAGCTCAAAAAGTCCTTACCCGGTTCACCTGACATCTCTGTTAACAAACCATAGTTTTGTGAAATCTTGTCTAACTTCTCTTTATAATATGCCATTAGTCAATTCTCCCATATTCGTTTAGTTCCATGATATCGCTTACAGAAAAATATGCAAAAAAAACAACGACAATTAAGCCGCCGCTTTTGCTCTATTTGCTTTATCAACCTCACTGATTTTGGCATAAAATGCTGCCAAAGTAAGTTGCTCATAGGGATGCAACCAGATCGATAAAATTTCATGTGTCATTAAATTAACAATTTCCCATAATAAAAATTCAAAACAGATGAAGAACAATGTTGTCTTGTGTCCACGCATCAATCTTGAGCTCTTTGCTAAACTCAAGAAGGTTGCACGAATCGACCAAGTCTTATTCTTATCCACATCATCCTTCAAAATATAAAAGCTCTGACTAAAAATAAGAAAGAACCAAATACCAGGAATAATGTACAGTGATAATCCAGCTTCAACGAATACACCAAGCATTGCTGTAATGAACAAAACTGGGAAGAAAAATCTACTACTGAAAACTTGTAGACTATCCTTCAAAGCATTGATCTCTAAATTTGGGTGACGCATTTTATCTAGCATTGTATATCCAACTCCTGTACAGACAAGTACGAAGAAAAATAAAAACGCAAAGATAATAACGCTACTACCCGGAGTCAAGCTAAGTGCATATTTAGTAGCTGCAGATGGATCATTAGCCATTTGTTGGGAAATCTCGCTTAAACGTTCACTGGCTTCTTGTGGATTACTAAAACTAACGCCCAATTCGCCTAGCCATGAATTATAGATTCTAGTTCCAAAATACATAGCAACCAAACGCATCAGGATGGGAAAAATATTCAAAGCAACATTTCCCTTGATATCCTTGAGGAAGGTACGCATTGCCAATCTTCTAACTTCTAAGGAGTTTACCCTTTTATAATTATTCATTAATATCCCTCACAGTACCGAATATTATAACATATCGCTAGTGAGTTTCTACTTGATAGACTTATTTACCGTTGACTTTGATCGAACCATTATCAGTTTGAACCTTTAGTAGATCATCTGAATCAGGATTATTTTGATAACTCTTACCTTTTGATTCACCATAATAAGTGACATTTCCATTAACAGTCAACAGATCTATGCCTTGTACATCAACTGTATCAGCTGAAAAACTTCCATTTTTCATTTTGAAGTTATTCGCACCTTTTAGAGTTGAATCCTTAATATCAGCATGACCATTATCAGTTTCAAAAGTTAGATTATCTAGAATTCCCTTATCAACATCCAAATCAACATTGTGTGTATTGATTATAGAATTCTTAATTGTTCCTTCAGAAAAAGTGATATTCGAATTATTTGATTCATTTAATTCAAAGTTCTCAACATCACTACGTACAAATTCCAAATAGCTCGACTCCAAATCAATATTCTTAGCGTTTTTAATCACTGAATCAGTGAACGTGATTGATCCATATGCACCACTAGAAACTTTAAGTTTATCAATATTTAATCCGTTAACATTCATATACAATTGATTCATATTCAGGTTCAATTCTTTAAGATTTGAACCACTTGGGACAGTTATCGTTATTTGAGGATTATTGTTGGATGATATACCGATAATATCCTTGTATTTACCAAATTTGTTCCCAGTAATATACAAAGTACCATCAGAAACATAATAATCACTATTACGTAACTCATCACCATCTATTTGTATCTTATATTTATCACCAGTTTCAATATTTACAGAGTGAGCATCACTATCAACTTTTATTTTATTGAACTTGTGAAGTTTCTCAGTTTTATTTACTGACTTAGATATTTTGAAACCATGATTCCACAAGACAGTGGTCTCAGCGTGCATAGCCACTCCACCGCCAAGTAAAATAGCACCAAGTATGATCAAATATAATCCCATCACAAAATACTTACGCATTATTTTTGTCCTCCTTGCTTGGTCTCTTTCTTCCATATAATAGTTTCTTACCGATCCAACGGAAGAAAATAACCACAACTTGGAAGAACCATTTGAACATCGCAATAACTATAGGAATTAAGAAGAAGTCAATTCCCAAAGCTATTAGACCTCCACCGACATAAAACAGTGTAGTGGCAAATGATTGAGTGATAACTGATATTCCTACAAATATAGCTCCGATTCCCAAGATAGCTGAAAGTGCTACTAAGAATACAAACAACAAGACTCCAAAAATTGCCATACCGACTACAACTGCTAACATAATGAGCAATACAACAGCAAATGGAATAGCCACTGGTGTCGCAAATAATCCTAAGATAATCAGCCATATCATGCGGACATTTTTCTTAGCTTTTTGCTCTGTAGGAATATTACCATTATCAACATTTTGATAATCTTCTTCTGACATCTTAATAGAATAATCAGTTAGAACCTTTCTAGCCAAATGCTTAGGTGTTCCCAGTTCATTGATTATTTTATCTGATGTATCAAGTTTTGCATCGATAATAAATTCTCGATAAAATTCCAAGACATCTTTTCGCTCATCCTCATCTAGTTGTCCCAGATAAACTTCAAACTCATTGATGTATGATTCAACAACTTTAGTTTCCATCGTTTCCCTCCAAAATAATATCTGTTGCCTCGCGTAATTCTTTCCAATTTGCACGAATTCTAGTTAATTCATCCAGACCAAGCTCAGTGATCTTGTAATATCTCCGGTTACGTCCTTCATAGGCTTGATCATATGTCTCTAACCAACCCATCTTTTTTAACCGTCTGAGAATTGGATACATGGTCGATTCTGAAATAGGGAATACCTTTTGCACTTCCCTAGTAATCGCATATCCGTAGTAATCTTCTCGAGTTAGTAAGGACAGGACTGAGCCCTCAAGAATCTCAGTTGATACTTGAATTGCCATATTATCTCCTCATTTCTTAATACTATACGAAGTTACAATACTATACGTCGTATAATATGGTTGCATACATAATATACCGCAGCATATATTGTAAGTCAATAACTCATTCAAATTAATTCTTGACAATATATAATTTTGGCTTTATCATTGTTTCAACATTTAAACACGTACAAAAACGACGACAGAAGAGTAATTTGTTAAGTTGGTTCAGAGAGTTGACGGTGGTGCAAGTCAATCCATTTAGTGAATGAAACACATCTGTAAGTTGAATAACTGAAGTCATAGTAAGTTATTTCGGTAGTCCCGTTACCACTGAAGTTATTTAATAACTTTTTGAGTCTAATACCGTGAGATATTAGAAATCAGAGGTGGTACCGCGAAATTCGCCCTCTTAGTCTTTTTGGCTAAGAGGGCTTTTTTATATCACAATTACAATAACTTCCTGAGGTTAATGTCGTAAGATATTAACGAATCAGAGGTGGAATCACGATACGTCGTCCTCTTAGTCTTTTGGCTAAGGGGATTTTTTTGTAGGTTTTAATTTAAGGGGAGGAATCAACATGAATTATATTTTTGAAATATTACCATCACTACTAAGTGGTACTGCAATGACACTTAAAATTTTCTTTTGGACTATTATTTGTTCCCTTCCATTAGGAATCCTTGTTTCACTAGGAAGAAACTCAAAATTCAAACCACTAAGTTGGATCATTTCCTTTTATATCTGGGTGATGCGTGGAACTCCACTACTACTACAACTTATCTTCGTCTTTTATGGCCTACCAAACATGCCCTTCGCACATATTGTCTTCGAGCGATATGATGCAGCACTTTTTGCCTTTATCCTAAACTACACAGCCTACTTTGCTGAGATATTCCGTGGTGGTTTTGGTGCCATCAGTGAAGGCCAGTTTGAAGGTGCTAAGGTACTTGGATTGAATTATTTCCAAACTATTAGGAAGATCATCGTTCCCCAAGTTGTCAAAATAGTCTTACCTTCAATTGGTAACGAAGTTATCAACTTGGTCAAAGATTCATCATTAGTATACGTAATTGGATTAGGTGACCTACTTCGTGCCGGAAATATCGCCAGTTCCCGTGATGTCACTCTTGTACCGTTAGTATTAGTTGGTGTTATCTATCTACTATTAACATTGGTATGTACTTGGATATTAAGATTGCTTGAAAAACGTTTCAGTTATTATAGAGATTAATGGGAGGAAAAACTTATGCTTGAACTTAAAAATATTACAAAAAGTTTTGATGGCAAGACAATTTTAGATAACCTTAGCCTAGAGGTCAAAGACAACTCTATTTTGAGTATTGTTGGACCTTCAGGAGCTGGTAAAACAACGCTTCTTCGTTGTATTGCTGGTCTTGAAACTGTTGATTCCGGTTCATTTATCTTGAATGATAAGCCATTTGACCCTTCTGATGAGACTTCCAAGGAACGTGTTGTTGGGGTGGTTTTTCAAGATTTCAACCTCTTCCCTCATCTATCTGTTATTGAGAACATCACACTAGCTCCAATGATGGTCCTAAAACAAGACAAAAATACAGCCAAACAAAAAGCTGAAGTAATCCTCAAACAATTGGAATTAGACGACTTAGCTAACCAATATCCATTCGAGTTATCTGGTGGTCAAAAACAACGTGTTGCTATTGCCCGTGCATTGGCTATGCAACCAAAGATTCTTTGTTACGACGAACCAACCTCAGCACTTGATCCTAGTTTGCGTGATGCTGTCGCTGAAGTTATTTTGAATTTGAAAAAGACAGGTATAACACAGATCGTCATCACCCATGATCCAGAATTCGCCAAAAAGATTGCCGATCAACTATTAGAAGTTAAACCAATTACTAACAAATAATTAAGGGGGGTTAATATATTATGAGAAAAAAACTAGTTTCACTCGTTGCCCTCTTAGCCAGCCTAATCATGGTATTGAGTCTTAGTGGTTGTGGAAGTAAAAAGTCAATCGCGCAAGAAGCCAATACTGCAGACACTTGGAGTTCTATCAAGAAACGTGGACGAGTTATTATTGGACTAGATGACACTTTTGTTCCTATGGGATTCCGTCAAAAGAACGGTAAGTTAGTCGGCTATGATATTGATTTGGCCAAAGCAGTCTTCAAACAATATGGTATTAAAGCTGACTTCCAACCGATTGATTGGAATATGAAAGAAACTGAATTGCGTAATCGTACTATTGATCTAATCTGGAACGGCTATACAATTACACCAGCTCGCCAAAAACAGATTGCCTTCTCACGTCCTTACATGGCCAATAGACAAGTCCTTGTTACTAAGAAAAGTGAAAATATAACTAGCTTTTCTGGCATGCAAAATAAGACTCTGGGCGTTCAAACCAGTTCTTCTGGTGCAAGTTTGTTGGATGAACACCCTGGTATGTTGAAAGACTATATCAAGGATAAAACTCCAGTAATGTATGATTCATTCAATAATGCCTTTATGGATCTTGATGCTGGTAGGATTCAAGGGATGTTGATAGATAGCGTTTATGCTGGATATTATATTCAACATGAAAAGAATCCTGATTCATATCAAACAACCGTCGGTGGATTCGATGGTGAAGATTTTGCCGTTGGTATGAGAAAAGGCGATAAGACCTTAAAGGGAAAGATTGATTCAGCACTCCAACAATTGGCTAACGATGGAACACTTAAAAAGATCAATGAGAAGTGGTTTGGTACTAATGATAATTCGCTAGTTGAACCTGAAAAATAAAGAGAGTGTGGCAGAACACGTTCAGTTTTCGTTTATAAGCCTAAAATGCCGGTATTTACGCAAGTGAATATCGGTCTTTTAGGCTTATATTGAGAAAATTATGTTTTGGCACACGTTTTCACTGCAAATTTATAGTGGAAACGTGTGAAAATACACAATTTCTTCCGTTTAA
This region includes:
- a CDS encoding amino acid ABC transporter ATP-binding protein is translated as MLELKNITKSFDGKTILDNLSLEVKDNSILSIVGPSGAGKTTLLRCIAGLETVDSGSFILNDKPFDPSDETSKERVVGVVFQDFNLFPHLSVIENITLAPMMVLKQDKNTAKQKAEVILKQLELDDLANQYPFELSGGQKQRVAIARALAMQPKILCYDEPTSALDPSLRDAVAEVILNLKKTGITQIVITHDPEFAKKIADQLLEVKPITNK
- a CDS encoding amino acid ABC transporter substrate-binding protein → MRKKLVSLVALLASLIMVLSLSGCGSKKSIAQEANTADTWSSIKKRGRVIIGLDDTFVPMGFRQKNGKLVGYDIDLAKAVFKQYGIKADFQPIDWNMKETELRNRTIDLIWNGYTITPARQKQIAFSRPYMANRQVLVTKKSENITSFSGMQNKTLGVQTSSSGASLLDEHPGMLKDYIKDKTPVMYDSFNNAFMDLDAGRIQGMLIDSVYAGYYIQHEKNPDSYQTTVGGFDGEDFAVGMRKGDKTLKGKIDSALQQLANDGTLKKINEKWFGTNDNSLVEPEK